The Brachypodium distachyon strain Bd21 chromosome 4, Brachypodium_distachyon_v3.0, whole genome shotgun sequence nucleotide sequence ttgagacattttttgttggacagagagaGTATGTCTTTATCTCTCTTGTTTTCTCTCGTTTGAAGGAATACTCTTGTTTTCTCTCGTTTGAAGGAATACATCTGGTAAAATTCTTGTGAAGCATCCGAACAACAATGTTATATAATTCAAGTGTTTCATATTGATGTAGGAATCCCCAAAACATGACATCCAATTCATGCAATTTTCATGTTCACGTTTTTTCATATCCTTCATCCCAGATAAGGCCCAACATGTGATTCTTGGGTATGAATGACGCCAATCCCTCCTTTTCTGTTGGGCATTCCTCTATGGAAACGGTTGGTTTTGCTAGCATTTTCTGTTGTGTGCACTAATGATGGCAATGATGCTCCAATAGATGAGGATCAGATGTCACACCCATGACATGACTATGGTACCTCTACGAGTAACTTTGCTCATTGTATGTATCCCCTATAGGAGGTGGAGGACTTTGATCTGGTGCTATCCGAGGTGATCTTGGCTAGGTTGATGCACTCTCGGGAGAAGTTTTAGGATGGTTAGTTCCAGAGGAAACCTTAGCGGGTTTAGGCAGAGCCGTGGGTGGTTTAGTATGTCGATTTGGACACCGCTCGTGTTCAGAGAGAAAACCTCACGATATGGTTTTCACTGTTTGATCTGGAAACGACATATACATGTCTCTCCTTGTTaaaaacattgtttttttGTCGATGACCCGGCTTCGATTAATTGGACCCAACCTCCTGAATAAAAATCCATGACGTGACCTCCACACAAGTCAGAACCGGTTACTGGTGATGGTGAAATAAATGTTGGTTTTCTTAACATAAGTTTGGGAGGTAATAACACCCGCAGTACAGGAACTTGAGGCGTGCAAGCAATTTCAGACAAGAACTTGAAAAATGAGGTCAAGTGGTCCAAAACTTGTATTGCGGGTTCATTTTTTGTCAGATGCGCTccggagccgccacgtgtctTGCCAGTGTGGCAAAGTCACGGGCCGAGGGCTCGgtgattttacaaaaaaaaaactcatttcCCTACGCTCTTGCGAAAGCCCTCCCGCACATTATTCttcttttaatttctttctcGAATTTCTTGTGgcctaaccctaaatcactGAATCCCCGACGCGGCGAGGTATAGGGCAGCGAGGGAGAGGGCGGCAggcggagagggagaggatggCGACATGGCTGACATTGGTGAGCCTGGGTCGAGCCGACGAGGTGCTGTCACGGCAGGTATACGAAGAGGTACGGGGCTGGAATggaaaatagaaagaaaacagtgacatttttgcaaaaatttcATTCACCTTGCATTGCCTGgagatgagaaaaaaaattgtatttcAATCACAGAGGTTAAAATAAAGAAATGCAAACCGCCCGGCGTGGCTAATTTTGAAATAATCTGGGCACTAATCACCAGCATAGACAAGTTTTGTACTACTTAGCCCCAATTTTCAAGTTCTTGAAATTGCTCGCGTGTTTCAAGTTTTTGTACTACGGGTGTTATTACCCTAAGTTTGATTTCagggaaaagaaataaaaattggTACTGACTTAACATCCCACCAATCACCAATGCGTTTTATTCTTCTTCATTATCAAATCCCCACAGCAAGAACAACACAAATTTAACACGGAAGATAGGCCGGATGAATCACCCCAAATCTGCACCCGAGGCTCGAGACCGCCACACTTACGGTGCCATCGAGGCAAGCAAACCCCTAAATCACAAAGTCACTCCAGACCGTGGCGACGTCCGGCGCAaccgagccgccgcctcctccggcaccgttgacggccgccgccgccagctccCACGCCTCCAGCTTGGAAACCttgacggcgccggcgccgtggttGAACACGTACGTCCGGCTGCGGCCCTTCGCCGCGTGCTCCGGGTACACGCGCGCCGTCATGCACGTCCGCCCCCCGTTCCCGAAGCTCTCCACCACCGTATGATCGATCTGCATCGGTTCGCACGAATCATCTCATCGATCTCCGATTGCTAGCTTAGCTTGCTATGTATATCTCGGATAAAAATGGCAAATTAGGGGACTCACAAGTGTTCTCAGCGATATGCTCCTGTCCTTCTCCACGTCCACGTCGAGGAACGCACCGTAACATGGTTTGTTCACCCCTGCTTTGGTAGACGACCTGTGATGTGATCGAGTATACGCGTTATGCAGGACCGGCAAATTTGGCAGTATATACATACTCAGTTGGTTCATAATtcttcttgtcttaaatttgtcaaatatgaatgtatctattcctaaaaagtgtctaggatacatgtaatatttcgacaagaattattaAAAGAATGGAGCATATCTGTTCTTGGAAAAATGAAGATAGTCGATGATAAAAGTAAAGTATATACCTTGTGAGGTCGGTGCACATGAGGACCTTGTACTTGCCCTGGTGCCTGAACACCCggaagaagacggcggtgTGCTCTTGCAGGCCACCGGAGGCCAAGACGAGCAACCCGAACGGGCCGACTCCGCCGTGCACGAAGGCGCCCTTCTCCGCGCACAGCCTCTGCGGGTCATCCAGCGCCCATTCCAGGTCGTCCAGCGTCTCGGCTTCCTCCAGGCTCGGGATCTCGAACACCACCTCCACGTCCGCCTGCGAGCTCTGGATCCCAGCGCCGATCTCGaccttcccgccggcgcccactTCAGTTCCTTCGGGTCCGAACCCGGAGTCGCGCTTCCTCCGCAGCGTCTCGATCTCCTCCACGGGCCACTGCACCAGCCCCTTCCCGTCGCCGTCCAGCCACATCGCCCTCGGGAACGCCTGGATGCCGGCCCAGCCCTtggcttccgcggcgccgtcGTTCTCGTCCACCCAAGCCCACAGCACGCGCCGCTTCTTCCGCGCGTCGAAGAAGGACTTGGACGCGTAGAGGTGCCCGTGgtcgagccgccgccaccgccccggGTCGTCCCCGCGCTCTGGCTCCGCCGGCGCGAAGGTGTCCCCCGCGAGCTCGTCGTACCGCCCCACCATGTAGTGGTCCTCCTTGGCGAAGTCGGTCAGCTTCAGCACGTGCGTCACCCCCCCGGAAGAAGAACCCCCGGCGGCCATCAACGCGTCCAGCCcctcctgctccgccgccgccgccatggagatCGGGAACAGATCCGGGCACTCGAGCACGGGCACGGCGGGAGAACTCGCGTGCAAGGGAGGCCCAGGGTTCCGCTCCCAGCGGAGGAAATCGGCGCTCCGGTACACGAGCAGCGTGCCCTTCCcctcgacctcggcggcgacggccacGCGCCAGAGCCCGTCGCTGCCGCGCCAGGGCTCCGTGGGGTCGCGGAAGTTGTTGCCGGTGACGTCCGCGGGGATCCCGATCACGGGGTTGCAGCTCGGCTTGTGCCAGTCACGGAGGAGCGGGTCG carries:
- the LOC100843896 gene encoding beta-fructofuranosidase, insoluble isoenzyme 7; its protein translation is MDGTKNPQHGRTAYHFQPAKNWQNDPNGPMYHNGMYHLFYQYNPHGPTWDAGKLSWGHSVSGDLVNWAALDNALDPTSPFDANGCWSGSATVLPGGRPAILYTGIDADRVQVQNVAFASNPSDPLLRDWHKPSCNPVIGIPADVTGNNFRDPTEPWRGSDGLWRVAVAAEVEGKGTLLVYRSADFLRWERNPGPPLHASSPAVPVLECPDLFPISMAAAAEQEGLDALMAAGGSSSGGVTHVLKLTDFAKEDHYMVGRYDELAGDTFAPAEPERGDDPGRWRRLDHGHLYASKSFFDARKKRRVLWAWVDENDGAAEAKGWAGIQAFPRAMWLDGDGKGLVQWPVEEIETLRRKRDSGFGPEGTEVGAGGKVEIGAGIQSSQADVEVVFEIPSLEEAETLDDLEWALDDPQRLCAEKGAFVHGGVGPFGLLVLASGGLQEHTAVFFRVFRHQGKYKVLMCTDLTRSSTKAGVNKPCYGAFLDVDVEKDRSISLRTLIDHTVVESFGNGGRTCMTARVYPEHAAKGRSRTYVFNHGAGAVKVSKLEAWELAAAAVNGAGGGGGSVAPDVATVWSDFVI